Sequence from the Nasonia vitripennis strain AsymCx chromosome 5, Nvit_psr_1.1, whole genome shotgun sequence genome:
TCGTTACCCACATCAGCCCGTAGATTATCCCAGTTTTAACGTTTTCAAATGAAACCTCACCTCTCGGCGACGTGAACCAACAGATGCCGGAGAAAATTGGCACTCGTAGGGTCGGCGGCGTTGACCAACCTGCAGATGGATCTCTCCTCGCACTCGTCCGTCTGCGACGACACGAGGCGGTTGTTCTTGTGCTCAGCCGGCAGGTCGTTCACCCGCAATTTCGAAAGGATGATGTTTGGGTCGCTGCGAAATCACAAAACGTTCGCTTTCTTTCATTGTCACGCCGCGGCTATTTTTAGGAACAACGCGTGGGTTCTCATAGACGCGTGAGAGAATTCTCGGACTTTCGAtctcttttattaatttgggCGAGGTAAGGCTGCTCAGTGAGATTTTTAGAAATGCTGACTATGAATGTTTATCGAATAGAGAATAAACAATTGTGTGTGCAAAGTCttgtttgttaaaaaaattgattatctTGAAAAGGCACAGGAGAATCGACTAATGCATTTCGACGATTAACCTTTCTCCCTCAATTAATCAAGATAACAACAGCAAACGTTTAGATAAAGAGCATAAGCGCTCAGCGCGTATCGCGCGGCTCAGCATCGTCCGGCCAGCACTTTCACATCCTCTACGGAGGATATGAAAGTACTGGGAACCTATTTTACCAACCGGCAGTAAATTTGATCCTCATGGAAAACTTCACActcaaatataataataaacataaatttttataattcacTTGCAGATAAACACTTCGCTAATTTCTCAAGAAGCTCGAAAGAAtttattgtttgaaaaaaaatgataagaAAATTCATCGTTGCAAGACTTACGCGTTTGGATCGGCAGTGATGACCCGTGGCGATAGGAGAGCGAGTAGCAGACCCAGGGGTAGAAACGCGCCGATTATGTGAAGAATCTTCTTCCACGGTGAAACGCTGCAATTACGTCAACACGATAATTCCGAAGTTTCAAAATCTTCCACTACCACGTTATacgttataaattttaatccgTACCTTTTCTGCTGAGGCTCGTAAAAAATTGGATAAGGGTAGGGCTCTGTGTGTTCCGGTAGGACAACGGGAGCAGCTTCCGTGTGTTCGAAGACCTGCGGCTGGTAATACGGGAACGGGACCTTCCTGGTGCGCGTCGTCTCGTGACTGGTGACGTAAACTATAGTCTTAGGGTTGGTGAGAGCATCGTAGGATGTGGTTTGGTAGGACACCGGGTGCACGTTTATCACCGTTTCGGGCTGCACGAGCTTTTGGTGGTCGTCCGTGTTGTAGGGGTCGTGCTGCGACTGTTGGTATTGATGGGCGTAAGCGTTCTCACCCTAAAACGAATAGTATCTTTAAGTAGAAAATTCCGAGTGTGATAAGACGCGAGgataatgtatttttaaaatcaatattctCATAACTAACACAAAGTCatccttaaaaaaaatctcaccGGCACTAGCGCCTGCTGGTACGGTAGCCCATACGCAGGCGCCTCGTGGAACTTGGTCGGCTTGGTCTCGTAAGTCGAGTACTGCTGCtgatactgctgctgctgtccgcTGTAGTAATTATCGTCCACGTAGGTGAGCTGCACCTGCTGCTCGTGTGGTTCGCCGTGACGCGTATCAGCCACGTTCTTGTGAACCCCACCCTTGGCTTGAGTATTGCTGCTCGGAGCTTGATAACGATGCGGGTGTTCCTCTTCGTTATTTTCGTCCACGAATTTCACGTAACTCGCGTCTTCCTCGGAGGGTCGAAAGGGTGGCTGTTGAGTCTTACGGTGGGGCTTAGGCTCATTGTCTGACTGACCATTGCCGAACTTGGAATGAAACGtgttaatatttgtttatgaaaggAAAAATACGGTAGTAGCATCAACCACATAAATCCTCATTATACCGACCGCGAAGAAAGATcgacaaaaaaattaagtacGGTTACAAGCAATATTCAGTCTTCAAAGTCGCTTTGATCATGATTCCCTCAAATTTATGGACCGCTCGCAATCTCTCGGACGATTTTACAGCCGCACGTCGCTTGGTAAACGTCGTGAACTCCCTACGGCTTATTGCATTCCGCTGAAAAGGGAACGAACTTTCGCTGGATCTGCACTTGTGTAaacgtgtacacacacagagtGATCACGCGCCCGGAGGAAAGAAATGACAGAACTAAACGATCCCTACACAAAAGCCGCGCACAGACAGCCGAGCGAAAGTCGTtccctttttttaattcacaCGACGAGCGCCGTGATCGTGAGAATGGCTCAACGCGAGGATTGTAAATTTCGAAGAGCCGAGTTGTAATTCACGAGTTAATGGTGTCGGAATTATAACCGGCGATTTATTTGCGGCTCTACTGTTGCGTCGGGTTTAACaagttgtgtgtgtgtattattttttgttggtTCACGAAAATAGCCGACGAGAAGCGGTATATAACTAATACACTTTCTTCTGCATAGAGAATGCAAATCAGGAGACGTGACGCACTCGGAATTCAGATTAAGTTCTCGTCTGCTTCCTTTTCGTGTGTATGCAAATCCACACCGGCTGCGCATATCAACGAGCTCTAATTATAGCCATATACTTTCATTGGCCAAAAAGTCACGTATATAGTTTATTAATACCGAGCACGCGAGTGCAACGCCGTCAAATATACCTTAATAGCTCGTACACTGTTGAACAGCGAGTTTCCGGGTTGGTTGTTGGGCTCGATGCTGTTGAAAGGCGACCTGGTCGGGTGTCGATCGTTGCCGAAGAGCTCGGGATCGGCTATAATCGGCCCGAGATGCACACTCGGCATGAAACCCGTCTCCGTGTGGTTAGTCGAGGTCACGTTCGGCTTGACCCGCGTCTCCTGAGAATCTTGCTCTTCCCTGTGTCAACGAGAGGTTCGATTGATTTTTGAAATGATAATTATCGTACAATAGAAGAGATATTAATATTGTGTTGTAAAACTAAACCGAGCCACTCCCGAATGCGTTAAAAATTAACGACGCATTGTCGACTTCCCCCTCGTTACTTCACTGCCAGTTATTGCCGAGTATAGCTTGCTCAATCGGGTACTGCACTTCTCAACGCGATAATACGTCGATGAAGAAGACATACAGAAAGAAGTTTTATAATCCCCAACGAATCGCGCCGACGGCTCCAAATTACATCATGCTCCTATTATCCAACAAAAACAGCCGCAATCCAATATCTCAATCACAAAGCCTCAGCCCAGCGCAAGAAATCCTCAATCAACACTTCCACCCCAAAAAAAGCCTCTCGATAAATTCCTCACATTATTGTGCTGCTCTCCACAGGCTGCTCGGTCTCCTCGCTTTGCACATCCAGCACGTCCCGATCGAGCTCCACGGCAGCGTCCACCTCCTCATCCTTCGCAAGCTCTGTGTCGTTCTTCCTCGCCGAAGCTGTCCCgagcagcagaagaagaagcaacAGCATCACGGATCCGGAAGCCATAGTCTCGCGtgcccgcgcgcgccgcgatTCGACACCGTCTGCAGGAATCCTCTCGGCAGGAGTTTTTCCGAAGCTGCCGCAGGATAACAACCGCCGCGCGAGGAGGGAGAACAAAAAGGAAGCACCGGCCGTGGGCTTAAAAAGCGTGAAAAGCgcgcggcagagagagagagagagagagagagagagagagagagagctcccGTCCTCTTTTTTTCGGGCGGGGCGTTAGTAGCGTATTGTAACGCTCGTTAGATGGCCTGGAGCCGCGCCTTTGCAGCGGGCGATTTTTCTTTTGGCTCTCTTGAAGGAGAGGATGAGCTTGGCAGATACGCGGGGATCCAATTTGCGGATGGTTATTGGGTGTATGATGTGCGTTCGATCGGGGGGAGTACTGTTATGGAGGGTTCGAAGCTTTTTGTTCGAATTTTTGCGCTGTTGGATTGTTTCCGGGTGACAGTGGAATTTTTGGTTATAGTATGCGCAAATTTTCGTATTCTTTGAGATCAGCAACGTTGCGATAATTTCTtatcaagaaaaaaatatcataaaactactattaattaatatacttAAAAACTTGCATCAATAATACTCAATCGCCGTCGTTTTTTCTTCGAGTAATTCCCTTGCTAAGCAGCCATCAAAGTGGCAGCGTTCAGAAGAATCCACGTATAAACGCATATCATTAGCCTGAGTATACCACGCATAAATCATTCCtagaaaaaactgaaagtaAAGGATCAACGAACCGCGTCGTCGCCGCGGTAGAGGCGAAGGAGACGCGACACGGAGATGCGGGCTGGCTGACTTTTGACAAGATTGCCTTACCGTCAAATTGCGATAATAGCAggaaaaattttacttttcacAGGCCTTGACCAAGCTCGGAGAATTTCTACGTTTGTTCTCCGCGCCGCCGAAATCCGCTTGCGAAACGAGATGCAAATGGCGCAACTAAACGCTGTATTATTGTGTAGAGACAGTTTTTTTCATCGGAAACAATGTGTGCTTTTACTTTCGAAATTGGAATATACTTTGAAAGCCGTCGTTCTCTGTAATAAGATAATGATAATGGGTGAATTATTGTTATGTTACAAgggatttatattcgcttttgATTTATCGATTCGTTGCAGTGACGCATTCTGTACATTATACTGGAATTTTTAACTCAACAAAAACTTACTTACGGGTGATAAAATCGAGTGATTATACGGAATAATGCGACACACCCTGAATTTAAGTGGTCAATTATTCCACAGACCCGAAATTCACGATACCACATATGATATGGTAAAATTCGATGAGATCTACATAACTCTATAATATGCAGTGCTACATTTGCAAAGTCGCTGCATTAATGAACTGGACGATCGCATTCTCCAAAATCCATTCCCATAGGAAATATCGACAGCGACGATCCTGACCTTTGCCTATCCGTACCCCGTCCGTTTCTACTTATCCCTCGCGTCCGTGTATACCTCTCCGGTACTTTCTCAAAACGATATTCGTCACGTTCACGCGCAGCGTATAATATACCGCTAGATCTTGCTGGCGCGCCGCAATTTCGAGAGACAGAGTATagagaaaaggagagaaaaggaCAGAGCGAGACCTCGAAAACCCAATTCCCCATCACGATTCAGAGCGGCGGCCTAACCTCGAGAGTGAGCCCATGGGGTCGATCGGCTCGAATTATCGTCCAACGAAATTGGAGCGGAAAATCGAGCAGAAACACGAGTTAACGAGCTCGATAAGCCACGGTTCCGTTTTGCGCAAAGGATCTGTGTTGCTTGTTCACGGATAGGCAATGTAGACTTTATAGCAGTTGCGCAGCGCGACCTTTGTAGACCGAATTTATTGCCGATGCGAAACAAGAGATTCTTCTCTATAGCGGGCTGACCGCGAAATTTTTATCTCAAGTTTTATGGGCTAGGCCGATCGGGAAACAGCTGCTTTGATTCTTGTTCTGGCCTTGTTTGAATATAGCGCGGAATTTTACGATCGGGATGTGtgaagttaaaattttttgcgaGTACACGTTGTATGAAAAAAATGGGGGTTTGACGAATGCGTGAGAATGAAAACTGGAAATCTTTGTTGGTAAACATTTTTTGTGGAATAACACATGTAATCGTTTAGCTGCGCGCGTATGCGAATCGTATTTCGTCGTGGCGACAGATGAGGGTATAATCtgttgcaaaaaattaaacgTATGCATATTTCTTTTGAAAACTTGCATAATAGTAGATAACACTATGCGAGAATACAACGATTACGCAACGACGCTTATTAATAGTACAACGACCTCAAACCTCCGAAACATCGTTATTTAAATCCCTTACCCGCAAAAGTCGCGTCTAGATGCTTATCGGAACACCCACGACTCTCAGACCACAGACTCGAATTTCAAGCCTCCGCCCAAAAGGCGCACATCGTAAATACAAGAAAAAGCGAAAGCCAAGTGAGACACAAACTACCGATTGGAAAACCGCCTTCAAGCTCATCTCGTAAACGTCATCCGACATTAGCCAAAGCCACATCAAACATATCCGATATCCGCTGCAACTCGACTATGCATAtagaacagcagcagcaacagcagttCGCGAGAGCAAGTAGACTACCACCGTCGTTGGGCCGACAATGAAAGTCGCACACTTTAGCAGCGGCTGACCCGATTTCCGGTCGCCAGTTTCCAGTAGGCCAAGTGCagtgaaagagagaagtgcagcagcgcgcgcgggaggTCGTTTGCATGATCCACGACGACACTAACGATCGCTGTATATGCCCGGACTTATAAGGGAATCACGAATCGGACGATTTCTCGCCGAGAGGAGATCCGAGGAATAAGAGATTGTAGGTATGGATACAGGAGGGCACGTTATATTCTTCGTGTGGGTGTAGCTCGTTATGTCGATACGAGAGATACACGAGCTTTACGGTTGAGGGATATTATGTTAAAAGCGAAATCGGTGCATATAAGATGACGAAGCGACgcgaaaaattttcatctCTCATTCCCTTATCGGATGATAGGCTTCATAATCCCGCGCACACTTTCACCCGCTCGTAAAAGCGATGTCCTTCCGTGTGCGaggataattttaatttagcCTCGCGTCggtatttatattatttgccGAGATAGCGAATAAGTATAGTTATATTATTCCTcggatttttaatttcaagtcAGCGCCGAGAGAATTTCTCTTTTGATTTCGCGTCGAATGAGATCTTATCTCGATTATAAACTCGTACTTAGAACATTTCACGCTGTATCGGTCGTAAAGTCTCCTTTGTGCGGTTAATGATGGGTTTCGATCGGTTGCTGATTGAAATCGAGTCTTTCTTCGGACTGCGCGGAATgacacatatttttattgcGAAAAACAATGATCACTCGGGAGAAAATTGAGCTCGTTCTAGTTACtcgaaattatttaattacacGACGTTCGTAATTGTAATGCAGACAGGCGACTGCTGCGTGAAATTGTATGGCCGGTTAGTGAGAATATcttgattaaattttcaactgctgagaGAGTAACGTGCTGCCcatttaaattaattgatgGCTtggaaaaatcaattaaatcaattattttatcaCAAGCATAACAGTTTAACCAACAACTAGCGAAGCACCTAAAATTAAGCGATTCCTCGGTCCCGACAATCAAGCCTCCCATCTCTGCTCATACGAGCATAAATAATCGTCCGAAGAACAGTAATCTCGCTCCGCGCGCGATCGatccttgtttttttttcctcctggACGCGCGCACCTTTCCCATCGCGTTTTTCACGCGACGCAAAAATCCGCCGACGAGCTAAATTACGACTCACGGAGTAATTTACATTTAACCCCGTCGGCCCCGATATAATCcgctgtctttctctctttctatctcgGCTTGTATCTGTAAGGACGAGCCATGTAATCGACTGCGAGCGCGTGCCGCGCGCACCGTAATCGCCGCGAGTCGTCGACCGAGTCGTTGACGCGGTGATGGTAACCTGCGAATCGTTTTGTTGCTGCCAGTATTTGTTTTCTGTGTGAGTACGGTGATACGCGATGATTTATACGTGGCCTTAAAAAGTAGTTAGTAATGCACAATAGCAAATAAACAAAGATCGCGATAACCTTACCGAAAGAGCAGCGTGAAAAAATAGGTCTAGCTTTGGTTTACATACTATCGGGTAAACGATCTTAAGTGGGAAATAACAATAAGGAGTCCAGACGTGCGAGTCTgtgaaaagagaaaagaaacgaAATTTCCTACTTTGGCGGCTTTCTCCCGACCTAGgtccttatttttttttttttttttttttttttcaagagcGACAATCTCAGAATCGCTCGGTCTGCTCTTCCAGTTAATTACCATGTGTTTAATAAACGCCTGCATAGTTTCTCAATTTTCTTCCTTGTTGGAGTGAAAAGCCTTAAGTGTGTGCTTTTTTCGAAAATGTACGTATATCTGTGAAACGTATAGGAGGTAGTTCAACGGAATGTAAAATAGGTTGTTGCGACAAGATTTTTCAGGAGATAACGCTGCTAATTACAACACCGAGGAGTTTCTCTCGTTAATTCGGTCCTTTTCAATTAAATCCATATTTTCGACGAGATTAATAAAGATTCAGGCGTAATACACGAGTTGGACAGAAACCTGTCCTTTTTAAATCACGTCGATCTGCGTTTGTACGAGATTTTAACGTATGATTGGTTTAATTCTCTGCcttgttcaatatttttctgaaGTTCGTGCGTcatttaattattacaaatatacGCAAAAGAAAGTCAACTACAACACTTTTTCCTTCCATCCTGTACGATAAGTGATCAATTTTAATCAGCAAACTTGATtcaatttaaacttttcttCAACGACGCAAAAAAACCGCAATTCTTCCCAGCTGACTGCAAACGGTCAACTGCTTCATATTTCACGACAATGACTTTTTCGACAATTAGAGCATACAACAATCATCGCTCTATTTAGGTCGAAAAATGAtcggaaaaattaaaattcttacctcgaaaattgaaaaaaatttacgatGTTCCAACAAAAAAATAAGCCGAGCCTGATGGCCTTAAGCTAATCATCTCGCGGCGCAACGTAGCGCCATCGACACCGTCGCAGCGACGAAAAGACTTTGAAATTTAGCGCAGGGAAACGGAAAGGATGAAAAGAGAGACGCCGCACCGCCGCCGGGCCGAATCTAGTCCTCGACAATTACGGCGcgactctcgcgcgagcgtcagCAACAGCTTCCGCGAATATCGACTCGCGGCGTGACTCTGTTTTGGCTGTACGCGGGAAATGAGGCGAAACAATGGGCAGCCGATAGGTAAAAAAAGCCCGCGAAGGAGATTGAAAATTACCGGAGGCTGTAGGAAACAGATGCTTTCGCTAGTCGTGAGGATCGGCTGCTGTCGTGACGAAgacctatatttttttcttctagaGAC
This genomic interval carries:
- the LOC116417599 gene encoding RNA polymerase II degradation factor 1-like; protein product: MASGSVMLLLLLLLLGTASARKNDTELAKDEEVDAAVELDRDVLDVQSEETEQPVESSTIMEEQDSQETRVKPNVTSTNHTETGFMPSVHLGPIIADPELFGNDRHPTRSPFNSIEPNNQPGNSLFNSVRAIKFGNGQSDNEPKPHRKTQQPPFRPSEEDASYVKFVDENNEEEHPHRYQAPSSNTQAKGGVHKNVADTRHGEPHEQQVQLTYVDDNYYSGQQQQYQQQYSTYETKPTKFHEAPAYGLPYQQALVPGENAYAHQYQQSQHDPYNTDDHQKLVQPETVINVHPVSYQTTSYDALTNPKTIVYVTSHETTRTRKVPFPYYQPQVFEHTEAAPVVLPEHTEPYPYPIFYEPQQKSVSPWKKILHIIGAFLPLGLLLALLSPRVITADPNADPNIILSKLRVNDLPAEHKNNRLVSSQTDECEERSICRLVNAADPTSANFLRHLLVHVAERTPESAVRKKELDRIFEAAKLGNCDILTCGFYDGT